The following coding sequences lie in one Plasmodium sp. gorilla clade G2 genome assembly, chromosome: 11 genomic window:
- a CDS encoding endoplasmic reticulum-resident calcium binding protein, whose protein sequence is MMKINLYKLLCCICVIFLLDKNVVRSGDNMKYNDMKGLDDLSKLNDDQVKDILGLKIDGAKERIEKLFHLIDKNNDKEITEEELTTWSNFLKNEIFLKQVQAEMGQIDSDKDGFISLNELNDAFAQNLDPKEVEKHSEGLLKRFQIVDKDKDGKLSINEVGLLIDPMKDEELKELEINEILEHHDVNKDGKISLDEFKQTRSDESSGVKKDDEMALDDFNFFDTNKDGFIDKEEIIKVYFDPAHESGAINVNEIKENIFEGKKITYDLWNEKALKLAVTSITDYGDVIRYPEDFKLDIGTNVTLPTARSRAFDDDDVDADNSEDDKDENEDASQQKSPAIDEL, encoded by the coding sequence atgatgaaaataaatttgtACAAGTTGTTATGCTGCATATgtgtaatatttttgttagaTAAAAATGTGGTAAGGTCAGGTGATAACatgaaatataatgatatgaaAGGATTAGATGATCTAAGTAAGTTAAATGATGATCAGGTGAAAGATATTTTAGGATTAAAAATAGATGGAGCAAAAGAAAGaatagaaaaattatttcatttgatagataagaataatgataaagaaataaCAGAAGAAGAATTAACTACATGGTcaaactttttaaaaaatgaaatatttttaaaacaagTTCAAGCAGAAATGGGACAAATAGATTCTGACAAGGATGgttttatatctttaaatgaattaaatgatGCCTTTGCACAAAATTTAGATCCTAAAGAAGTTGAAAAACATTCAGAAGGATTATTAAAAAGATTTCAAATTGTTGATAAAGATAAAGATGGTAAACTTAGTATAAACGAAGTAGGATTATTAATTGATCCAATGAAAgatgaagaattaaaagaattagaaataaatgaaatcCTTGAACATCATGATGTAAATAAAGATGGAAAAATATCATTAGATGAATTTAAACAAACTAGATCTGATGAAAGTTCAGGAGTTAAGAAAGATGATGAAATGGCACTTGAtgattttaatttctttgaTACTAATAAAGATGGTTTTATagataaagaagaaattattaaagTCTATTTTGATCCTGCACATGAAAGTGGAGCAATCAATGTTAATGAAatcaaagaaaatatatttgaaggaaaaaaaattacatatgaTTTATGGAATGAAAAGGCACTCAAATTAGCTGTAACATCAATAACTGATTATGGTGATGTTATAAGATATCCAGAAGATTTTAAATTAGATATTGGAACAAATGTTACCTTACCAACTGCTCGTAGTAGAGCTTTTGACGATGATGATGTTGATGCTGACAATTCAGAAGATGATAAagatgaaaatgaagatgCATCTCAACAAAAATCTCCAGCAATTGAcgaattataa
- a CDS encoding succinyl-CoA synthetase alpha subunit, putative, producing MKYSNMKKLCFPLKARYFSATSKVFIDKNTTVICQGITGKQGTFHTTEALKYGTKMVGGVNPKKKGTTWTSYDNKYTLPVFGTILEAKEKTNCYASVLYVPPEHAKNAMIESIEAEIPLIVCITEGICQHDMLEVKSCLKMSKKTTLIGPNCPGIIKPGECKIGIMPSHIHKKGCVGIVSRSGTLTYEGVNQTTKVGLGQSTCIGIGGDPFHGTNFIDCIKLFLEDEQTECILLIGEIGGDSEEQVAQWLIQNNVDNGKRKKKTVFAFIAGKCAPPGKRMGHAGALISGGKGTADGKIEALQNAGVHVILNPTKMGEDIYSVMQTLK from the exons atgaaatattctAATATGAAAAAGTTATGTTTTCCCTTGAAG gCAAGATATTTCTCAGCAACCAGTAAAGTGTTCATAGATAAAAACACAACAGTAATATGCCAAGGGATTACGGGAAAACAG gGCACTTTTCATACAACCGAAGCCTTAAAATATGGAACAAAAATGGTAGGTGGAGTAAACCCCAAAAAAAAGGGTACAACATGGACaagttatgataataaatatacctTACCCGTTTTTGGTACAATTCTTGAAGCAAAAGAAAAGACGAATTGTTATGCATCCGTTTTGTATGTTCCACCCGAGCATGCAAAGAATGCAATGATTGAATCGATTGAAGCTGAAATTCCATTAATTGTATGTATAACTGAAGGAATATGCCAACATGATATGCTTGAAGTGAAATCTTGTTTAAAAATGTCAAAGAAGACAACCTTGATTGGTCCCAATTGTCCTGGAATCATAAAACCAGGTGAATGTAAAATTGGCATAATGCCATCacatattcataaaaaaggTTGTGTTGGAATAGTAAGTCGAAGTGGTACCTTAACATATGAAGGAGTTAATCAGACAACTAAGGTTGGTTTAGGTCAATCAACATGTATAGGTATAGGTGGGGATCCATTTCATGGTACGAATTTTATAGATTgcattaaattatttttagaaGATGAACAAACagaatgtatattattaattggAGAAATTGGGGGAGATTCAGAAGAGCAAGTAGCTCAGTGgttaatacaaaataatgtagataatggaaaaagaaaaaaaaaaactgttTTTGCATTTATAGCTGGAAAATGTGCACCACCAGGAAAAAGGATGGGACATGCTGGTGCTTTAATAAGTGGTGGCAAAGGAACAGCAGATGGAAAAATAGAAGCCTTACAAAATGCAGGTGTTCACGTTATATTAAATCCAACAAAGATGGGTGAAGATATATATTCAGTCATGCAAACATTGAAgtga
- a CDS encoding U3/U14 snoRNA-associated small subunit rRNA processing protein, putative, translating into MSKLKVRKKHKHLRTFEEDLKNEVIVKNKILKTKKNKDKHRKEKFKIKKNEMHIHKKKRKDDVHKILNLANEQNEEDLDYDINNIIDDNNEEADKFLQFDDIIEENITNDNDIFYNENKNISYNTYREADVDAKDIFEDLNIKIMNDSRHVSNNKMENITQESNISAEDKVNSLVEKCYRTIGEDLAHYKSGKLHRALTILTKSLKWYEYLLLTKPKKWTPHATFEITKLFSSGLKEKEVSKFYEFILLPIILENIDKNKKLDAFLYKALIKALYKSKSWFKGILFPVLQRECTNKQIIIIGSVIQKMSISINCVVLALEEIFSFPWNSIISYILILLFNKKYAFTKQCIDNCVNYFLRFENYQDVLSINWHKSLLTLVHNYRGLLCDTQVEALTHLIKKKNHHQISSEIMKELYSSTSLMNKIKDIKVNSEEYVV; encoded by the exons ATGAGTAAACTTAAAGTGAGAAAAAAGCACAAGCACTTGAGGACCTTTGAAGAGGATCTAAAAAATGAAGTGATtgtgaaaaataaaatattaaaaacaaaaaaaaacaaggaTAAACATAGAAAAGAAAAGTTTAAAATTAAGAAGAATGAAATGCATAttcataaaaagaaaagaaaagatgaCGTTCATAAGATTTTAAATTTAGCGAATGaacaaaatgaagaagatttagattatgatataaataatataattgatgataataatgaagaagcTGATAAATTTTTACAGTTTGATGACATTATTGAAGAAAACATaacaaatgataatgatatattttataatgaaaataaaaatatttcttataatacATACAGAGAAGCTGATGTAGATGCTAAAGACATTTTTGAAGacttaaatattaaaattatgaacGATTCAAGACATGTGTCCAATAATAAAATGGAGAATATCACGCAAGAGTCAAATATATCTGCAGag gaTAAAGTAAATTCACTGGTTGAAAAGTGTTATAGAACTATAGGTGAAGACTTAGCACATTATAAAAGTGGAAAATTACATAGAGCTCTTACCATTTTAACTAAATCATTGAAATGgtatgaatatttattattaacaaaACCAAAAAAATGGACACCCCATGCTACCTTTGAAATTACTAAACTTTTCTCTTCAggattaaaagaaaaagaagttagtaaattttatgaatttatattGCTACCAATtatattagaaaatattgacaagaataaaaaattggATGCCTTTCTTTATAAGGCATTAATAAAAGCTCTTTATAAATCAAAATCGTGGTTTAAAGGAATACTCTTCCCAGTCTTACAAAgg GAATGTACCAATAAacagataataattataggaAGTGTAATTCAAAAAATGAGTATATCAATAAATTGTGTTGTTTTAGCACTTgaagaaatattttcatttcctTGGAATTccataatatcatatattttaatactattatttaataagaaatatgCTTTTACAAAAcag TGTATTGACAATTGTGTTAATTACTTTCTTCGTTTTGAAAATTATCAAGATGTTTTATCAATAAATTGGCACAAATCTTTGTTGACGCTAGTTCATAATTATAGAG gCCTATTGTGTGACACTCAAGTTGAGGCATTAACccatttaattaaaaaaaaaaatcatcaCCAAATTTCAAGTGAAATAATGAAAGAGTTATATTCATCAACATCTCTTATGAACa aaataaaagatataaaagtaAACAGTGAAGAATATGTAGTTTAA
- a CDS encoding heat shock protein DnaJ homologue Pfj2, translating to MNVTNVVKRRKKLSYFHSLLLLIFSFFLSCARCMDYYKRLGVKRNATKEDISKAYRQLAKEYHPDIAPDKEKDFIEIANAYETLSDPEKRKMYDMYGEDYAQGGMGAGGPGGGEHAHGFHFDQDVVNEIFKQFAGGAAGGGGGRGGNFHFKFTSGGPSFNHFEDEYEDLYKNEVLKISSKNLESVLNDISFSLVINFYSPTCSHCISFKKKYLKLRKKFDGYITFAVVNCQEENMLCRKYNVKSLPHLVLVKSDRSYETFYGNRNDENLTYFIKNNIPSAFIECSNQKKLDSFLTQNIEIPKVLFFISQNDNIVMLKALSMEFKKRINMGIIYNSNYSVMKLFKKKNIKTPSLLLVDDIDSLSGDLTQLKNFDFNILSLKLSHIVAQNRLKNNLYGHITTYQELTKKKYESGQCHEKDSQICFFILKLLKKNYKSFDEDIKKVATKFSSDPLKILYINIYQQPYILDSFGLSNDSKYSNGLILVAFRPKRQKFKVYDGDVNVENVQKFVDNVVSGGVSINQNIKRSLKFVNVEHYDDEL from the coding sequence ATGAATGTTACAAATGTAGTAAAAAGACGAAAGAAGTTATCTTATTTTCATTCACTTCTTCTgctaatattttctttttttctatcaTGTGCTAGATGTATggattattataaaagaCTGGGCGTTAAAAGAAACGCCACAAAAGAAGATATTTCAAAGGCTTATAGGCAGCTAGCGAAAGAATACCATCCAGATATTGCAccagataaagaaaaagatttTATAGAAATTGCAAACGCATATGAGACTTTATCAGATCcagagaaaagaaaaatgtatGATATGTATGGAGAAGATTATGCTCAAGGTGGTATGGGTGCTGGAGGTCCAGGTGGAGGAGAGCATGCTCATGGTTTTCATTTTGATCAAGATGTagtaaatgaaatatttaaacaGTTTGCAGGTGGTGCTGCTGGTGGTGGTGGTGGCAGAGGTggtaattttcattttaaattTACATCAGGTGGTCCTAGTTTTAATCATTTTGAAGATGAATATGAAGATTTATATAAGAATgaagttttaaaaataagttCAAAGAATTTAGAATCagtattaaatgatatatcattttctttagtaataaatttttattcacCTACTTGTTCTCATTGTATATCTTTtaagaagaaatatttaaaattacgTAAAAAATTTGATGGGTATATAACATTTGCTGTGGTTAATTGtcaagaagaaaatatgttatgtagaaaatataatgttAAATCTCTTCCACATTTAGTATTAGTTAAGTCTGATAGATCATATGAAACATTTTATGGTAATAGAAATGATGAGAATTTaacttattttataaaaaataatattccaTCTGCATTTATAGAATGTAGTAATCAAAAAAAGTTAGATAGTTTTTTGACtcaaaatatagaaatacctaaggttcttttttttatatctcaGAATGATAATATAGTAATGTTAAAAGCATTATCAAtggaatttaaaaaaagaattaatatgggtataatatataatagcaATTATAGTGTAATGAAATTATttaagaaaaagaatataaagacACCATCCTTATTACTTGTAGATGATATAGATAGTTTATCAGGTGATTTAActcaattaaaaaatttcgatttcaatattttatcattaaaattaAGTCATATAGTTGCACAAAAtagattaaaaaataatttatatggaCATATAACAACATATCAagaattaacaaaaaaaaaatatgaatctGGACAATGTCATGAAAAGGATTCACAGatctgtttttttattttaaaattattaaaaaaaaattataaatccTTTGATGAGGATATTAAAAAGGTAGCAACCAAATTTTCAAGTGACccattaaaaattttatatataaatatatatcaacaaCCATATATATTAGATTCTTTTGGATTATCTAATGATTCTAAATATTCAAATGGTCTAATTTTGGTTGCCTTTAGACCTAAGAGACAAAAATTTAAAGTATATGATGGTGATGTTAATGTGGAAAATGTACAAAAATTTGTTGACAATGTGGTTAGTGGGGGGGTATcaataaatcaaaatataaagagAAGTCTAAAATTTGTGAACGTGGAACATTATGATGACGAATTGTGA
- a CDS encoding pre-mRNA splicing factor, putative — MFIDSEAKSLYNVIENFERKIIYLSFINEEILEKLNEHDISTIPEDFLLYFKDIIKLNKLYEHSDILKNNIEDDIEGDDDVDDENICVNKEHEDLLDKIKKYCICLYKIFNDNDNLYTILNKMKDKENHDFSKFFYIIKDIKNIFQTKFQTSALEKMKGIENMNKLKDEEQKIQEEEKKLNDELENIRKESHKELNELEECLKKKENELEHLKKSSQENLQQLLNMLPLNDISDNLEHINILFEKTKNIYENKIKLYQDQEISLVKKNKLLELDIENYINLIDDQIKTQDNEIEKYTMELKKNKITEKDLDSILLRKQNEESERCFIYELTEKRNMIIQKKDNMNNEAAVLIQSYIRAVKERNLFSEHEKKKKSRKKKK; from the exons ATGTTCATAGACAGTGAAGCAAAAAGTTTATACAATGTCATTGAAAATtttgaaagaaaaataatatatttatcttttataaacGAGGag aTATTAGAAAAATTGAATGAACATGATATTAGCACCATTCCTGAggattttcttttatatttcaaggacataataaaattaaacaaattatatgaacacagtgatatattaaaaaataatatagaagatGATATAGAAGGAGATGACGATgtagatgatgaaaatatctGTGTAAATAAAGAACATGAAGATTTGttggataaaataaaaaaatattgtatatgtttgtataaaatatttaatgataatgataatctttatacaatattaaataaaatgaaagataaagaaaatcaTGACttttctaaatttttttacatcATCAAAGATATAAag aatatttttcaaaCAAAGTTTCAAACTAGCGCtttagaaaaaatgaaaggtatagaaaatatgaataaattaaaagatgaagaacaaaaaatccaagaagaagaaaagaagTTAAACGATGAATTAGAAAACATAAGAAAAGAAAGTCataaagaattaaatgaACTAGAagaatgtttaaaaaaaaaagaaaatgaattagAACACTTAAAAAAATCTTCACAAGAAAATTTACAACAGTTATTAAATATGTTACCATTAAATGATATCTCTGATAATttagaacatataaatatattatttgaaaaaacaaaaaatatatatgaaaataaaataaaattatatcaaGATCAAGAAATAAGTTTagtcaaaaaaaataaattattagaactggatatagaaaattatatCAATCTGATAGACGACCAAATTAAAACCCAAGACAAcg aaattgaaaaatatacaatggaattaaagaaaaataaaataacagaAAAAGATTTAGACAGTATTCTTCTGAgaaaacaaaatgaagaaagtgaaagatgttttatatatgaactaacagaaaaaagaaatatgataattcaaaaaaaagataatatgaataacgAAGCTGCTGTATTAATTCAGTCTTATATAAGGGCCGTAAAAGAGCGCAATTTATTTAGTGAgcatgagaaaaaaaaaaaaagtagaaaaaaaaaaaaataa